CGTGCATGCGATGCCGTTCTGCGTGAACACCATATTGAGCTCGGAGGAGTCGGTGAGCTTCCCCGTGAGGTCGGCCCGGATCTGCTCGGCGAGCTCCTCGCCGGTCACCTCGGCGCCACGGAAGATGAAGACGTCCTCGCGGTGCTGGGCGGCCCAGTGCACGAGCTCGTAGGTCAGCTCGTCGTGGTTCTGCAGTCCGTGGACAAGCCCGACTGGCTCGACGCCGAGGTCGAGCGACTGCCGCAGGGCGAGGCGGAGGAACTCGGTGTCGCCGGTCGCGAGGGCGTGCTGGTAGGCCGGGCGGCTCACGAAGTCGTACGAGAGATCGGCGCCGACGGCGCCCGTGTCGCGGATGTCCTCGATCGCGAGGTTGAGCTCCTGGAAGGTGAAGCCGCCGACCTTGCGCACCATGCCGGCGATGATGTGGTTCGCCGCGTGGGACAGCGGGTGCCCCTCCGACCAGGCCGGCATCCCCTCGGCGCTCTTCTCGACGCCGAGGAACCCGTTGGCGTCGAGGCGGAGAGCGCTCGACCCGAGGTCGCCGAGCGAGTGCAGGGCGTCGCCGATCACGAGTCGCATACCCGCGAACGTCGGATCGAGCCAGTTGATCGAGGGCTGGCCCTCTTTGAAGTAGTGCAGGTAGACCCAGCGCCGAGCCTGTCCGTCGACGCCGGTCACGGCATCCGTCGCACTCCAGTTGGTCTCCTTCACGCCCGGTGTGTAGAAGATGACCCGCTGCAGCTCGCCGATGATGTAGCCGCGATCGGCGAGCTCCCGCTCGGTCGCGGGGTCGAGGTTGACGGCGTCGCGCCCCGGTGGCACGTCGGGAAGGAGATGCCAGTCCTCGGGCGGGATCTCGATCATGTGGTAGATCCCGGGGTAGTCCTTGAATCCCATCTCGGCGAGCCTGAAGTCGGCGCCCTTGCCCGTGTGTCCGGGGACGATGTCGTCGATGACGCTGCCGCCGTGCGCGTCGGCGACGTCGGTCAGCCGGCGGAACGCCTCTTCATCGCCGAACAGCGGGTCGATCTGGGTAGAGATGCGGTCGAAGTGACCGTCGACGCTCGGCGTCTCCTGCCACCCGAGGATGCCGCCGGCACGCTTGACCGGCCCGGTGTGCACGGCGTTGATCCCGATGGCCTGGAAGGCGTCCCACAGTTCCTGCTGGCCGAGCGCCTCGAGGAACGACTGCCCCTGACGTGTAATGAGCGAGATGGGGTAGGCCGTGAACCACACGTCGGCGGTCTCGATCGCCCGGCGTGCGTCGGGACGGGCGTAGGGGTTGCGCCACATGCTGGGCTGCCCCGAGAGCTGCCGGCTGAGGACGTCGGAGTCCTTGAGCATCGACTGGCGCACGAGCCATTCGACGTACGAGGGGTTCGTGCCGATCGCGCTCCGCGGATCGGTCGAGATCCGCCGCAGGTTGCTGCGGCGCAGCTGATCCCGTGGCCTCAGCCGTCGGGGCCGGGCAGGATACAGCTGCTCGTCGAAGCTGATCTCCGGGATCGACGAGGTCGTGGTGGGCGGCTCGCCCCCTGCCTCCGTCGACGGTGTGTGGCTCTCGCTCGTCCCGAGCGTCTCGGTCACGGGCTCGTCCATCGGACCTCCTCGATGGTCGTGCGGAACAGCGCGTGGGTCACACGTTACGCAGGCCCGCGGTCGGCCACACCTCCTTCACTCGACACCCAAGTCGTGATAGCGAGGAGTCGGAGCCAGGGTCCCGGCCGAGCGCCTCTCTACCGGTTGACGTCGTCGGCGTCCCAGCCGAGGTCGGCGCCTTCGCGGATCGGCAGCGCCTCCAGGCCCGGGTCGGTGCAGAGCGCCCGCACGAGGGCGTGCGAGCCGCCCACGAGCGTGGAGTCGTAGTCCACCTCGCTCACGAGCACCCAGGCCCGATCGTCGGGCCAGACGAGGCTGGGCGACTCCGCCGACGCGCCGAACCCGGCCGATTCGGACTCCCGGTCGCGCCACGGAACGTGTTCCACCCACGTCGGGTCGGCGAGCTCCGAGACGCCCCCGCGGAACAGCACGTGGTCGCGGCCGGGAAGGCGCAGGCGCGGGCCGCGTGAGACCTCGTCGGACAGGATGCCCTCCTGCCACGTCGGCTTGCGGAAGGCGTTGTTGAGCTGATCGCGCCCCGAGTGCTCGAGGAAGTCGACGTGGCGCGCCTCGATCGCGTCGCGCGGAGTGTCGGTGGCCGAGAGGGTGAGCAGCGCGCGCGACGGTCCGTAGCCCAGGGCGCCGACGAGCCCGCCCCAGCCCTCCCACACGGCGACGAACCCGTCGGCGGGGGTGGTCGTGTGCCGCGCGAGCGTCGAAGCCACCATCGCAACGAGGTCCGGGGCGAGCTGACCTGTGGCCGGCCGGCCGTAGCGCCAGCCCGCGGCATCCCTCGGTCCGTCCTCTCCGGGCACCTCCTGGAACTTGTCGGCCAGATGGTGCCACTGCGCGAGCACGTGCATCGTCGTGCCGAAGGCCTCGGCCGCCTGTCGCCACGTCACCCGTTCGGCCTCGAACCGGGGGTTCGCCAGCTGGAACGCCTCCCACTCCCGCCGGTGCGAGGAGTAGGGAAGCGGAGGCCAGTCGCGCCCGACGGGTCGTTCCCGCTCGACGGGATGGAACACCCGTGCGTACGCCTCGAACCCCCTCGGCACGACGTCGTGCATCGTGCCCCGCCAGGGGTCGTCGATCCGCTCGCGGATCCAGTCGCCGACCGCGACATCCGCCGTCCACTCCATTCGTGTCACGCTACCCGTGCGGGCCGGGGGCCCGGGACGCGAAGCGCCACGACGACGAGGCCGAGTGCGACGAGCTCGGCGCCGACGAGGACGCGTTCGCCGAGCCCGATCGGGAAGAGGATCCACCACGGCGTGCCGGTGGACTCGGCGATGGCGATGAGCACTCCCGCCACGACGATCGCCAGGAGGATCGCCGAGCCGAGCACGAGCGCCATCGTGAGCAGGCGGTGATCGAAGCCCGAGTCGCGCCGCAGTCGGCCGCGGCGACGGGCCTCCCGCGCCGCGAGCGCGAGGATCGCGATCGGCAGCGCGAGGAATGCGATGACCGACGCGCTGCGGTGGAGATACCCGACCCACGTCGCCCCCGCCGCCCAGTCGGCCTTCGGGAAGAGGGCGACCCCCAGCATCCCGAGCACCCAGAGAGCCATCCCCACGCTCGGCACCGACAGCGGGCGGCACACGCCCGTACGGACCAGCAGCACGAGAGTCGCGGCCGAGCCGACGGCGATGAGGATGACGCCGGTAACGAACTCCGCCGCGAGCGGCGACCGGCCGTACTGGCTGATCGTGAGGCGCAGCGGATCGATGCCGTTGGTCGGCGCGACGACGTGCAGCACCCCGATGAGCAGCACCCCCAGGGCGAGGCAGGCGAGCTCCACCGCGCGGAGCGCCCGGGTGACCCGGTCGGCGTCAGGAGCGACGGATGCCTCGGCCATGCGTCCACCCTAGGCATCCGTCGCTCTGCGCGGCTGGGAGAACGATTCGGGCTGGCCCCCGGCATCCGGTACCATAGGAGGGTTGTCCGCACGCGGGTCGTCCTGCGTGAACTCCGGACACGTGCAACACACCCTCCTGCTGTCGGGAAATGCCCGTCAGCCGTTCTAGTCCGAAGGAGGTGGGTAAGTGACGCACCAGTACGAACTCATGGTCATCCTCAACCCTGAGATCGACGAGCGCCAGGTCGCCCCGAGCCTCGACAAGTTCCTGAAGGTCATCACCGCTGATGGTGGCTCGATCGACAACGTCGACATCTGGGGCAAGCGCCGTCTCGCCTACGAGATCCAGAAGAAGAACGAGGGCATCTACGCCGTCGTCAACTTCACGGCCACCAGCGCCGCGACCCAGGAGCTCGACCGCCAGCTGAACCTCAGTGAGCAGATCATGCGCACCAAGGTCCTCCGTGCCGAAGAGGCGCAGGCTATGGTCGCTGCCGAGGCCAAGCGCTCCGAGGAGAAGGCCGCCCGCAAGGCAGCCCGCCCCGCGAAGCCCGCGAAGCAGGACGCGTAACGACGATGGCCGGCGAGACGATCATCACCGTGGTGGGCAACCTCACGGCTGATCCCGAACTGCGGTACACGCAGAACGGTCTCCCCGTCGCGAACTTCACGATCGCGTCGACGCCGCGCAACTTCGACCGCCAGGCGAACGAGTGGAAGGACGGCGAAGCGCTGTTCCTCCGTGCGAGCGTGTGGCGCGAGTTCGCCGAGCACGTCGCGGGTTCGCTCACGAAGGGCTCGCGAGTCATCGCGACCGGTCGCCTCAAGCAGCGCTCCTACGAGACGCGCGAGGGCGAGAAGCGCACCTCCATCGAACTCGAGGTCGACGAGATCGGCCCGTCGCTGCGTTACGCCACGGCTCAGGTGACGCGCGCGGCCGGTGGTGGCGGCGGCGGTGGCGGACAGTCCCGTCCGCAGGTCGCCGACGAGCCGTGGGCGACCCCCGGTTCGTCCTCCAGCGCCGGCTCGACCGATGCGTGGAGCGCGCCGGGCACGTCCTACGGCGACGACACCCCGTTCTGAGCCGTTCGATCTCAGAGAACAGATTCCGGATGCCTCTGGCCGAGGCATCCGATCACGAAAACTAAGGAACAACCATGGCTGGAAAGTCGAGCGGCGACCGCCGCAAGCCGCGGAAGGGCGCGAAGAACGCGGCTCCCGCGAAGGCGATCCGCGTCGGCGTCATTGACTACAAGGACGTCGCCACGCTTCGCAAGTTCATCTCGGAGCGCGGCAAGATCCGCGCCCGTCGTATCACCGGTGTCTCGGTGCAGGAGCAGCGTCTGATCGCCAAGGCGATCAAGAACGCGCGCGAGATGGCGCTCCTGCCCTACGCCGGCGCTGGCCGCTAAGGAGCACCGCAATGGCAAAGCTGATTCTCACGAATGAGGTCGCCGGGCTCGGTAGCGCCGGTGACGTTGTCGAGGTCAAGAACGGGTACGCCCGCAACTACCTCATCCCCCAGGGCTTCGCTGTGGCCTGGACCCGCGGTGGCGAGAAGCAGGTGGCGTCGATCCGCGCCGCCCGCGAGTCGCGCGCGATCCACGTCCACGAAGAGGCCGTGGCGCTGAAGGACTCCCTCGAGTCGAACAAGGTCCGCCTGGCCGTCAAGGCCGGTGCCGAGGGCCGCCTGTTCGGCTCGGTCAAGACGGGCGACGTCGCCGACGCCGTCAAGGCCGCCGGCCTGGGCGAGCTCGACAAGCGCAAGATCCACATCACCTCGCCGATCAAGGCCGTGGGCGAGCACGAGGCGACTGTTCGCCTCCGCGACGACCTCACCGCCGTGATCACCCTGCAGGTGGTCGCCGCCAAGTAAGGCGCATCGCACCACGCCGAATGCCGCGAGCCCCAAGGCTCGCGGCATTCGTCGTCTCGGGCGGGGCCGTTTCGGATCGGCTCTGCCGGGAATGACGGATGCCGCGGACCGGACAAGTCCGCGGCATCCGCATTTCCGCGTCGCGCGGCGGGGGCGGATCGGGCCAGGCAAGCTCGGATCCGCCGCCCGGCTCACACGTTGCGGCGTCGCAGCATGAGCGACAGCACGCCGGCACCGGCCAGGACGAATCCCAGCAGGAGCCCTGCGAGCCCGCTCTCCCCCCCGGTTGCTGCGAGCGTCTGCGAACCCGTCGCAGCCGTCATGCCGACCATCGCGGCGTCGCCACCGGTCGGGTCAGCGCTCGGGCCGGTGGGGCCGGTCGGACCGGTCGGGTCCGTCGGGCCCGTGGGACCGCTCGGGTCCGTGGGATCGGTCGGGTCCGTGGGATCGGTCGGATCGGTCGGGTCGGTGGGATCGGTCGGATCGGTGGGATCCGTCGGGTCCACCGGACCGGCCGGCGGGCCCGCGACCGTGCTGTCACCGATGACGGAGATGGCGTTGCCGCCGATCGTGACAGGCAGGTTCAGCACGGGGACGATCTGGGTTCCGCCGAGGATTCCATCCTCGCCAGACGTCCACGGGGATCCGACGATGGGGGCCGTCGATCCAGTCGGTGCACTGGGAGATGCACCGGTCGTCGTGCTGTCTCCGATGACGGAGATCGCGTTCCCGCCGACCGTGATCGGCAGATTGAGCACCGGGACGATCTGGGTTCCGCCGAGGATCCCATCCTCGCCAGACGTCCAGGGGCTGCCCACGCTGGGGTTCGTGGTGCCCGTCGGTGCCGTTGCCGATCCGGTGGGGGCGGCCGAGGTGACGCTGTCGCCGACGCCCGAGACGGCGTTGCCGCCGACGGTGATGGGCGCGTTGACGACGGGGATCACCTGGGTGCCGCCGAGGATGCCGTCCTCACCGCTCGTCGAGGGGGAGCCGATGCTGGGGGCCGAGCCCATCATCCATCCTCCCGACGATCCGGTGGGGGCGGCGGACGTGTTGCTGTCGCCCAGGACCGAGACGGCGTTGCCGACGGCCGTGATGGGCGCGTTGATGACCGGGATCACCTGGGTGCCGCCGAGGATGCCGTCTTCGCCGGACGTCCACGGAGAGCCGATGCTCGGCGCCGAGGCGGCAGCAGGCGCCGCCGGCGACGCCGTCGTGCTGCTGTCTCCGATGCCGGAGATCGCGTTGCCGCCGAGGGTGATCGGCGCGTTCACGACGGGGAGGATCTGCGTTCCGCCCAGGATGCCGTCTTCGCCACTGGTCCACGCCGAGCCGGCGCCCGCGGTGGGCGTGCCCGCCGAGGGTGCGGCCGCGGCCGGGGCCGCAGTCGTCGTGCTGTCGCCGACGAGCGAGATCGCGTTGCCGGCGATCGTGACCGGGGCGTTCACCGACACGAGGGCCTGCGTGCCCGAGGCGATGCCGTCCTCGCCCGAGGTCGAAGGTGCGGCCACGGTGACGGGGGCGGGAGCCGGTGCGGCCGGAGCCGGCGCCGGTGCGGACGTCGAGTCGCCGACGCCGGAGACCGCGAGGCCCTGGACGGTGACGGGGACATTGACGTTGACGATGGCTTGCGTCCCCGAGGCGACGCCGTCTTCACCGCTCGTGGTGGCCGGGGCCGCTGCGGGAGCGGGGGCCGGGGCGGCGGCCGGCGCGGGCGCCGGGGCGGTCGTGCTGGAGTCGCCGATCACCGAGACGGCGTTGCCGCCCACCGTGACCGGAAGGTTGACGTCGATGATGGCCTGCGTCCCCGAAAGGATGCCGTCCTCACCGTTCGTCTCCGCCGCGTTGGCCGCGGCGGCGCCGAAGATCGTGATGCCTCCGGCGATGAGCGCTGCCCAGAGGGCGCGCGACATGAAGGTCTTCATTGGAATGCTCCTTGACTGGAGAGAGGATTGCGCGCGAGCGCGCGCGGATGGTCGTGTCGCCCAGAGGGCGACCGATCCTCACTCAGTCGGGAGCGACGTCGGTGTCGTACGTGGGCGCCGGGGGCGCGACGTCGTCATTCCATCCGCTTCGACGCATCCAGGCACGGTATGCGAAGAGCGGAGCGAATGCGGCGAGCGCGAGAGCGCCGGGGCCTGCACCGCCAGACCCCATGGGAGAGCTCCCGCCCGGCGCGCAGACGCCGAGAACGAGAGCCGAAGAGAGGATGCCGCCGACCTGCGCACCGGTCGACATGAGGCCGGCAGCAGCCGAGCTCGCGGACGCGATGGCGGTGAAAGCGGGAAGAGCGTGGGTATAGACGTCCCAGACGGCCGGAGCGGCCCACGTCGGGACGAGCGCGCCGGCAGCCGTGACACCGGCCAGAGCGGCTTGAGCGGACTGCTCGTGGGAGACGGACGGAGCGCCGAACGGCGGGATCACATCCGGCACGTTCACCAGCGGCGGACGGGTTCCGCCCAGGCCCGAAGCGGTGTCGTCGACGGTGGTCAGGACTCCGTGGACCGTGGTGTCGGCGGTGGCCGCGACATCCGTCAGCGCCTCGTCGAGACCGACCGCCTGGACGACCTGGCCGACGACCGGAACGGCGTTCACGACCTCGACGACCGGCTGGACGACACTGCCGACCACGCCGGTGCCGGTCACCTCTGCGACGGGCTGCACGACCGCCTGAACGGTGGTGGTCACGGTGCTGACGACCGGCTGGACGACCGGCTGCACCGGTGCAGGCGCGACCCGCGCGACCTGCTGAACCGTGGTGGTGACCGCCTGCGTCGTGCCCTGCACGACGTCGGTCACTCCGCCGACCGTGGTGCTGACGACGTCTGTCACGCCGCCCAGAAGACCCCCTCGATCGCTTCCGTCGTCAGCCCGCGCATCCGTCGAGCCGAAGCCCAGGAAGAGTGCGAGCAGGAGGTACGCGAACGAGACGGCGATGCCGATGGCGAGAAGCCTGATGACGGGCACCCGTGCGGGGTGTGCTGCAGCGTCCACGTTCACCTCCTTTTAGCGACGTCGATCGTCGGGCGGAATATTCGTTGCCGAATACCGCCTGAGGGTGCCTGGACCCCTGACCATACTCGCGCACTTCGTCCGTGTCCAGGGGTCTGCTTCGCTTTTCGGACACGCCGGCGCGTTGACGCATGCCGAACTGTGCACAACCGGGCCTAGCAGATGCAACCTTCAAGCCCGACTTCAAGCACATCTGGATCCACAGGCTGTGAAACGGAAAATCGCAGATCAACGTGTAGATAATCGGCGACCGGGTGAGTAATCCCAAGGGTTGTCCACAGAAGCTGTGCACAGGCTGTGCGGCGTTTCGCGCAGACTGTCCACACAGTTATCCACAGGTCATGTTGCGACGCCAAGTGGCCCTGCCTAGCGTGGTGTGCGGCCCGTGGGGTGCCCCGTGTCCGAAGGCGGATGTCGGAGGTAGGTGCTCTGCTTACGCGGGGACGGGACGGATGCTGGGGCTCGGTCCTGGTCCATGCCGCATGCCCACGCGCCGACACAGCAAGGCCCGACGCACACCTGGAGGACACCGTATGTCGATCGCCGACATCTCCGACGAGCGTCTCGGTGGACACCGCGAACCGGAGCGGACTCCTCCTCACGACCTGCTGGCCGAGCAGAGCGCACTCGGGGGCATGCTGCTCTCGAAGGATGCCGTGGCCGACGTGATCGAGACGCTCCGGGGTTCGGACTTCTACGTGCCCAAGCACGAGCTGATCTTCGAGGCGATCCTGACGCTCTACTCGCACGGAGAGCCGACCGATGTCGTCGCCGTGACCGACGAGCTGATCAAGAACGGCGAGCTGCAGCGGGCGGGCGGCGCCGACTACCTGCACAGCCTCACCTCGATCGTGCCGACGGCCGCCAACGCCGGCTACTACGCGTCCATCGTCAACGAGCGCGCACTCCTGCGCCGTCTCGTCGATGCCGGCACGCGCATCGTCCAGATGGGGTACTCGGGCCAGGGCGAGGCGCTCGACCTTGTGAACAACGCTCAGGCCGAGATCTACTCGGTGACCGGCGCCGAGGCCGCCGAGGACTACGTGCCGCTGACCATCGCGGTCGACGCCGCCGTCGACGAGATCGAGGCGGCCCGCGGTCGCGACGGTCAGATGACCGGCATCCCGACCGGCTTCGCGGGACTCGACCAGCTCACCAACGGGCTGCACGCCGGCCAGATGATCATCATCGCGGCGCGACCGGCGATGGGTAAGTCGACTCTTGCGCTCGACTTCGCGCGCGCCGCCGCGATCAAGGCCGACATGCCGACGATCTTCTTCTCTCTCGAGATGGGCCGCAGCGAGATCGCGATGCGCCTTCTCAGCGCCGAGGGATCCATCCCCCTGCAGGCGATGCGCAAGGGCACGCTCGACTCCCGGGACTGGACCACGATCGCCGCCACGCGCGGCCGCATCAACGACGCTCCCCTCTACATCGACGACAGCCCGAACATGACGCTCGTCGAGATCCGCGCCAAGTGCCGGCGGCTCAAGCAGCGCGCCGGTCTCAAGATGGTCGTCATCGACTACCTCCAGCTCATGACGAGCGGCAAGCGCGTCGAGTCGCGGCAGCAGGAGGTGTCCGAGTTCTCTCGGGCGCTCAAGCTCCTCGCGAAGGAGCTGCAGTGCCCGGTGATCGCCCTGTCGCAGCTGAACCGTGGTCCGGAGCAGCGAGCCGACAAGAAGCCCGCGCTCTCCGACCTCCGCGAGTCGGGGTCGATCGAGCAGGACGCCGACATGGTCGTGCTGCTGCACCGCGAGGCCGCCTACGAGAAGGACTCCCCGCGGGCGGGCGAGGCCGACCTCATCGTCGCCAAGCACCGCAACGGTCCGACCGACACGATCACGGTCGCCTTCCAAGGCCACTTCTCCCGCTTCGCCGACATGGCCGTGGGGATGTAGCAGCGCTCGCAGCTGCCGACGACGCCAGAAACGCGACCGGACCGACTGAGGGTCGAAGCTGACACCGCTCCGGCACGCGCACGCGGAGCCGTCTCGGGCACGTCTCAGGTGGGCCGCACTCCGCTCGCTTAGACTCGGGGCCCTCAGGGGGAGTACTCCACCACGATCGGCTCGTCACTACGGATGCCTGCGCGTCCCGGGCCATCGGTTCCCGGACCGGGAGCGGAAGAGACCTTGGCTGTGTATCTGTCACGCCGAGGATCGGAGCATCCCTGCTGTGGCTCGCCTATCGGCAGGCCTTCTCGCATGGCGAGTCGAATCCCGCCGACGGTCGCTTCATGGGCCTGGTGCGCCGCATCCTGCCCGTGAGCGATGAGTACAACGGCGACAAGCTCACCGTCCGCAAGGACGGACGTCGCTTCGTCACCCCGATGCTGCTCATCATCATCGCCATCGGCTTCGTGGACCTCCTCTTCGCCGTCGACTCGATTCCTGCGATCTACGGGCTGACGAACGAGGCGTACATCGTCTTCACCGCCAACGCGTTCGCCCTCATGGGTCTGCGGCAGCTGTACTTCCTCATCGGCGGCCTGCTCGAGCGCCTCGTGTATCTCGCGCAGGGACTCGCCGTCATCCTGGCGTTCATCGGCGTCAAGCTGGTGCTCCATGCGATGCACGTCAACGAGCTCGCCTTCATCAACGGCGGCGAGCCGATGATCTGGGCGCCCGAGATCCCGATCTGGTTCTCGCTCCTGTTCATCGCCGCCACGATCGCGGTGGCGACGATCGCGAGCCTCCGCAAGACGCGCGGCGACCGGCAGCGCGCCTCCGCGGCGAGCCGATCCGAGCCCCGGATGCCCCTGCAAGACTGAGAGCGTGAGGGATCTCGAGCTCGCGCGCATCCCGGCCGGGACCGTGACACTCCACGACGCGCGACGCAACGCGCGGTGGACAGTCGAGCTCGAGCCGTTCGAGATCGGCGTCTTCGCCGTGACGCAGGACCAGCTCGCCGAGCTGCTCGGGGAAGCGGCGTCCCATCCCCGTCGGCCGGCGACCGAGGTGAGCTGGCAGCGCGCGATCCGCTTCTGCAACGCGGCGTCGGAGTGGGAGGGCCTGGATCACGCGTACGCCTTCGACGGGGAGGTGATCACATGGGATGTCGAGGCCGACGGGTACCGACTGCCCACCGAGGCCGAGTGGGAGTACGCCTGCCGGGCCGGGTCCACCGGCCCGCACTACGGGCCGCTGCCCGAGGTCGCATGGACGGCTGCCGACGGCGTGGGCGCTCCGCAGAACGTCGGGGGCAAGCTGCCGAACCTCCACGGACTGTTCGACACCCTCGGCAACGTCTGGGAGTGGTGCTGGGACCTGCTCGACCCCGCACGCTACGACGACTACCGGGTCTTCCGCGGTGGCGGGTTCGCGGATGACGCGTGGAGCGTGCGCGCGTCGGTCCGGCGCGGTGGCTCACCGCGTCTCGCCCAGGACGATCTCGGGTTCCGCGTCGCCCGCGGCGCCTTCCCGACACCCCGGCGGGCGCAGGGCTGGTCGGAGGAGGCCGACCGCGAGCGGGCCGCCTACGACGGACCGCTTCCGCCCGGATGGACACCGCGACGGTGAGCCCGGGCCGCGCGCTCGTCGCGCAGCACGGTGGTGCGGGCGCGACAATGGGGCACATGACCCAGAGCGCCCTGCCGATGACCGCCGTGCCGGATCCGCAGTACGTGATGTCCGCGGAGGGTCACCGTATCGCGACGTACTCATGGGGCGACGAGGTGGCCGACACCGTGCTGGTCGTGCACGGGTTCGCGTCGAGCTGCCGCGACAACTGGGTCGACACGGGATGGGTGCGCGACCTCACGCGCGCCGGCTTCCGCGTGCTCGGAGTCGACCAGCGCGGGCACGGGCTCAGCGACAAGCCGCATGACCCGCACGACTACACGATGTCGGCGCTCGTGGGCGATCTGCTCCTGGTGCTCGACACCTATCTGCTCGACTCCGTGCACTACGCCGGGTACTCGCTCGGAGGCCGGGTGGGCTGGCAGCTGCTGGTCGACGCGCCGCACCGCGTGTCGCGCGCCGTCCTCGGCGGCATCCCCGACGGGCGGCCCCTCGCACGCGTGAAGATCGATCAGGCACGCGCATACGCCGAGCACGGGACCCCCGTCGAGGACCGGGTGACGCAGAACTACATCGCGCTGGCCGAGCGCGTGTCGAGCAACGACCTGGGTGTGCTCGTCGCGCTCGCCGAGGGCATGCGCCTGGGGGATGCCGATCCCGACCCGTCCCGACCGCCGCAGCAGCCGGTGCTCTTCGCGACCGGCTCCGAGGACGCGATCCTCGAGCGATCACGACGGCTCGCGTCGTCGGCGCCGCACGGCGTCTTCTTCGAGATACCCGGCCGGCACCACTTCAATGCGCCGGGGTCGCGTGCTTTCCGGCAGGAGGCGCTTGCCTTTCTGGGCGCGTGACGTCTACTGGCGGGGAAGCACCGTCAGCACGCGCTGGATGTGCTCGCGGAACTCCGCCATGAACCCCCGCAGGAAGTCCTGGGTGCTCTCGTTGCGCACCGTGCCGTCGTCGTCGTAATCGTCGGCGTTGAA
This genomic interval from Microbacterium sp. 4R-513 contains the following:
- the treS gene encoding maltose alpha-D-glucosyltransferase encodes the protein MDEPVTETLGTSESHTPSTEAGGEPPTTTSSIPEISFDEQLYPARPRRLRPRDQLRRSNLRRISTDPRSAIGTNPSYVEWLVRQSMLKDSDVLSRQLSGQPSMWRNPYARPDARRAIETADVWFTAYPISLITRQGQSFLEALGQQELWDAFQAIGINAVHTGPVKRAGGILGWQETPSVDGHFDRISTQIDPLFGDEEAFRRLTDVADAHGGSVIDDIVPGHTGKGADFRLAEMGFKDYPGIYHMIEIPPEDWHLLPDVPPGRDAVNLDPATERELADRGYIIGELQRVIFYTPGVKETNWSATDAVTGVDGQARRWVYLHYFKEGQPSINWLDPTFAGMRLVIGDALHSLGDLGSSALRLDANGFLGVEKSAEGMPAWSEGHPLSHAANHIIAGMVRKVGGFTFQELNLAIEDIRDTGAVGADLSYDFVSRPAYQHALATGDTEFLRLALRQSLDLGVEPVGLVHGLQNHDELTYELVHWAAQHREDVFIFRGAEVTGEELAEQIRADLTGKLTDSSELNMVFTQNGIACTMASLIAATRGATTVDDVSDEEVAPIRDAHLLLCKYNAWQPGVFALSGWDLTGMLTLPREQVSDLIARGDTRWIERGAHDLVDAAPEAERSASGMPRARSLYGSLPAQLASPESFASRLAEIIAVRREHSIAVATQIDVPDVAHPGMLVLVHRLDGAGDELPVLQLTVLNFTDEEVTGTVRSDQLEARSDVIDAVSGEVIARVDDLQSFPLHLEPYGGHFLLLRPEVVEEGPEDEDAPAGEAG
- a CDS encoding DUF998 domain-containing protein, with amino-acid sequence MAEASVAPDADRVTRALRAVELACLALGVLLIGVLHVVAPTNGIDPLRLTISQYGRSPLAAEFVTGVILIAVGSAATLVLLVRTGVCRPLSVPSVGMALWVLGMLGVALFPKADWAAGATWVGYLHRSASVIAFLALPIAILALAAREARRRGRLRRDSGFDHRLLTMALVLGSAILLAIVVAGVLIAIAESTGTPWWILFPIGLGERVLVGAELVALGLVVVALRVPGPRPARVA
- the rpsF gene encoding 30S ribosomal protein S6: MTHQYELMVILNPEIDERQVAPSLDKFLKVITADGGSIDNVDIWGKRRLAYEIQKKNEGIYAVVNFTATSAATQELDRQLNLSEQIMRTKVLRAEEAQAMVAAEAKRSEEKAARKAARPAKPAKQDA
- a CDS encoding single-stranded DNA-binding protein, which encodes MAGETIITVVGNLTADPELRYTQNGLPVANFTIASTPRNFDRQANEWKDGEALFLRASVWREFAEHVAGSLTKGSRVIATGRLKQRSYETREGEKRTSIELEVDEIGPSLRYATAQVTRAAGGGGGGGGQSRPQVADEPWATPGSSSSAGSTDAWSAPGTSYGDDTPF
- the rpsR gene encoding 30S ribosomal protein S18 — encoded protein: MAGKSSGDRRKPRKGAKNAAPAKAIRVGVIDYKDVATLRKFISERGKIRARRITGVSVQEQRLIAKAIKNAREMALLPYAGAGR
- the rplI gene encoding 50S ribosomal protein L9; the protein is MAKLILTNEVAGLGSAGDVVEVKNGYARNYLIPQGFAVAWTRGGEKQVASIRAARESRAIHVHEEAVALKDSLESNKVRLAVKAGAEGRLFGSVKTGDVADAVKAAGLGELDKRKIHITSPIKAVGEHEATVRLRDDLTAVITLQVVAAK
- a CDS encoding chaplin family protein; the encoded protein is MKTFMSRALWAALIAGGITIFGAAAANAAETNGEDGILSGTQAIIDVNLPVTVGGNAVSVIGDSSTTAPAPAPAAAPAPAPAAAPATTSGEDGVASGTQAIVNVNVPVTVQGLAVSGVGDSTSAPAPAPAAPAPAPVTVAAPSTSGEDGIASGTQALVSVNAPVTIAGNAISLVGDSTTTAAPAAAAPSAGTPTAGAGSAWTSGEDGILGGTQILPVVNAPITLGGNAISGIGDSSTTASPAAPAAASAPSIGSPWTSGEDGILGGTQVIPVINAPITAVGNAVSVLGDSNTSAAPTGSSGGWMMGSAPSIGSPSTSGEDGILGGTQVIPVVNAPITVGGNAVSGVGDSVTSAAPTGSATAPTGTTNPSVGSPWTSGEDGILGGTQIVPVLNLPITVGGNAISVIGDSTTTGASPSAPTGSTAPIVGSPWTSGEDGILGGTQIVPVLNLPVTIGGNAISVIGDSTVAGPPAGPVDPTDPTDPTDPTDPTDPTDPTDPTDPTDPSGPTGPTDPTGPTGPTGPSADPTGGDAAMVGMTAATGSQTLAATGGESGLAGLLLGFVLAGAGVLSLMLRRRNV
- the dnaB gene encoding replicative DNA helicase, with amino-acid sequence MSIADISDERLGGHREPERTPPHDLLAEQSALGGMLLSKDAVADVIETLRGSDFYVPKHELIFEAILTLYSHGEPTDVVAVTDELIKNGELQRAGGADYLHSLTSIVPTAANAGYYASIVNERALLRRLVDAGTRIVQMGYSGQGEALDLVNNAQAEIYSVTGAEAAEDYVPLTIAVDAAVDEIEAARGRDGQMTGIPTGFAGLDQLTNGLHAGQMIIIAARPAMGKSTLALDFARAAAIKADMPTIFFSLEMGRSEIAMRLLSAEGSIPLQAMRKGTLDSRDWTTIAATRGRINDAPLYIDDSPNMTLVEIRAKCRRLKQRAGLKMVVIDYLQLMTSGKRVESRQQEVSEFSRALKLLAKELQCPVIALSQLNRGPEQRADKKPALSDLRESGSIEQDADMVVLLHREAAYEKDSPRAGEADLIVAKHRNGPTDTITVAFQGHFSRFADMAVGM